In the Candidatus Polarisedimenticolaceae bacterium genome, GCGACGAACTCGCCGTGGGCGATGGTCAGCGTCACCCCGTCGAGGGCCCGGACCTCGGTCTCGCCCATGCGGTAGATCTTGACGAGGTCCCGGATCTCGAGCAGCGGGGCGCTCAAGGCCCTCGCCTCCCGCCGCCGCCCGGCCGACCGCCGCCCATCGGGCCGGCGCCCGGGAAGCTGCCGGTCGTCTCGACCTTCGCCGTCGCGATGCCGACGACGATCGTGTCCCCTTCCTTCAGCTCCCCGTCCACGACGGCGGTGAAGCGTCCGTCGGTGATCCCCGTGCGGATCGGGACCGCCTTCAGCGAGTCCTTCCCGTCGAGGACGTAGACGCTCTGCCCGCGACGGGACGGCGCGCCCGTGGCCGCCTCGAAGGCCTTCGAGGCCCCGCCGGCGCCCTTGGAGGGGGCGCCCATCCTCGCGGCGGCGCGCTCGGGATCGGGGGTCGCCGCCGTCTCGACCGGACGGAAGCGCAGCGCCGCGTTCGGCACGCGCAGCACGTTCTCGGCCTTCTCCACCTCGATCGTCACGTTCGCCGTCATCTGCGGGCGGAGCTTCTCCTCGGCGTTGTCCACGGTGAGGATGACGGGATAGGTGATGACGTTCTGGTTCGCCGTCGCGTTGAGGCGGACCTGGCTGATCTCTCCCTTGAAGCTCTGATCGGGATAGGCGTCCACCGTGAACGACGCCTTCTGGCCGACGCGGATCTTCCCGATGTCGGCCTGGTCGACGTCGGCCTGCACCTGCATCTTCGTGAGGTCCTGCGCGATGGTGAACAGGGTCGGAGCCTGGAACGAGGCGGCCACGGTCTGGCCGACGTCGTACTGGCGGGCGACGACGACCCCGTCGATCGGCGACAGGATCTTGGTGTAGCCGAGGTTGGTCTCCGCCTGCCGCAGCGCCGCGCGGGACTGCTCCACCTGCGCGGCGGCGGCGTCGAAGTCCGCCTTGGCCGCGTCGTAATCCGCCTCGGCGGAGAGCTGCTGATCGAGCAGGCGTTGCTGCCGCTTGAAGGCGATCTCGGCGGCGCGCATCTGCACCTCGTAGCGGGTGACGTCCGCGCGACGCTGCTCGACGGTCGCCTGGAACGGGGTGGGGTCGAGCTCGGCGAGCAGTTGGCCGCGGGCGACGCGGCTGTTGAAGTCGGCGTACAGGCGGGCGACGATCCCGGAGACCTGGCTTCCGACCTGAACGGTCGTGACCGCGGAGACCGTCCCGGTCGCGGTCACCGTTTCATTGACGACCCCGCGGTCGACCTTCTCCGTCCGGTACCTCGGCGCGTCGTCGTCGTTCGACCCTCCCTTCCACCAGGTCCAGCCGCCCCAGAGGGCCCCGGCTGCGACGGCGAGGAAGGCGAGTCTCCTGGTCCAGCTTCCGGCCTGCATCCTGACGTCCTTCCTTCCCGAAGACGGGGAGCGAACGGGTATGGTTTCATCTCATCGCGCCGGGCGCAAAATCCGCAGCGGCGCGTGTTAGCTTGACCGCGTGAACCCCCTCCTCGCCGCCGCGATCGGCCTCGTCGTCGGTGCCCTCGCCGGATGGATCTGGGGCGCCAGGAGCGCGGCGAAGGCCCGCGAGGACCTCGCCCGCGCCGACGAGAAGCTCCGGCTGCTCGACGAAGCCGGCGCCCGGCTGAAGGAGTCGTTCGCGGCGCTCTCCCACGAGGCCCTGCGCCAGAACCAGCAGAGTTTCCTCGACCTCGCGCGCTCCCAGTTCGGCGCCCTGCAGGACGCCTCCAGGAACGACCTCTCCGAGCGGCAGAAGGCGATCGAGGCGATCGTCAAGCCGGTCGCCGAATCGCTCCAGCAGGTCGATCGCAAGCTGCAGGAGGTCGAAAAGGAGCGCGCGGGGGCCTACGCGGGATTGATCGAGCAGGTGAAGGGGCTCGCGGAGACCCAGACCCGCCTCCAGTCCGAGACCGCCGGCCTCTCGAAGGCCCTGCGCGCGCCGATCTCCCGCGGGAAGTGGGGGGAGATGCAGCTGCGCCGGGTCGTCGAGCTCGCGGGGATGCTCGACCGGTGCGACTTCGTCGAGCAGCCGACCCTGTCGGACGAACAGGGAAAAACGCTGCGCCCGGACATGCTCGTGCACCTCCCCGGAGGGAAAAGCGTCGTGGTCGACGCGAAGGCGCCGCTGGCCGCCTACCTCGACGCGGCGGAGACGGCGGACGAGAACGCGCGGGAGGCCAGGCTCCGGGATCACGCCAGGCTCGTCCGCGACCACATCACGGCATTGAGCAACCGGAACTACTCCCGACAGGTCGAGCCGGCGCCGGAGTTCGTGGTCATGTTCCTGCCGGGGGAGAGCTTCTTCGGCGCCGCCCTGCAGTTCGACGGGACGCTTCTCGAATACGGGATCGAGCGCGGCGTGATCCCGGCGAGCCCCACGACGCTGATCGCGTTGCTCCGGGCCGTCGGCTACGGCTGGCGGCACGAGCAGCTCGCCGAGAACGCGAAGGAGATCTCCGACCTCGGACGCCAGCTGCACGAGCGGCTCCGGACGATGACCGGCCATTTCGACAAGCTCGGCCGGAGCCTCGACGCCGCGACCGCGGCGTTCAATCAGGCCGTCGCCTCGCTGGACACCCGGGTGCTCGTCTCGGCCCGGCGCTTCGAGGAGCTCGGCGCCGCGGAGGGGGCCACGCTCGAGACACCCGACGCAGTCGAGCGGCAGGCGCGACTTCCCAGCCGTCCCGAAGCCGAAGGGGACGAAGCGGCGCATTGAGGGGTTGCCGCGCGGCAACCCGACTTCGCGAACCGTTGGACGCGCGAGGAACGAGGCCTAGATTTCCGGCGAGTCCCGCCCGCCTCCCCGGAGAAGTCACCATGAAACGCCTCGTTGCCGCGAGCCTCGCGCTCGCCGGACCGGCGGCCCTCGCGGCCGCCGACGCGACCCTCTACTCGGGGCGCGCCCTCGTGCGCACCGACGCCGCCGACCGCGTCGCGGTCGTGCTCGACGTCGACGGCGACCGCTTCGCGGACCACGTCTTCCTGTTCGATCCGCTCGAGCCGCTGCCGGCGGGGCTCGCTCCCCGCGAACACGACGTGACCGTGGCGCTGCGGACGGGGGAGGCCCGCGTGAGCTCGCCGGACGGCCAGCTCGACCTCGTCCTGCGCGCCGAGAACCCCCCCGCCGGAGTCCCCGCGTCTTCGCAGTCCGCGGGGACCGTCCGGGCGTACGGCCTCGCCATCGTCCACCGCGCGCTCGGCGCCGAGGCGGGGACGATCGCCGCGACCGACACCGACGGGATGACGACGGTCCATCCCTCGGGGACCGACCCCAGGGAGGACCCCTGCCTCAATCCGACCTCCTGCCGCTCCGGCGGGAAGGGCTCCACGGGCTGCAACGTCGATTGCGGGGGGCGTCAGGCGTCGATGCTCGGCTTCGGCGCCGGGTATTCGAACCCGGGGTGCAGCGTCGCCTGCAACCTGACGGCCGGGTACTACTCGTGCTGCAACTGCGACGCCTCGGGGGGCACCTGCGGCTGCTACAGCAGCGCCCCGTGCCTGCTCGATCCGAACGCGCCGGTCACGCCCCAGCCGAAGTGACGCTCTCCGCGATGCGCCCGAGCTGCTGAACGCAGAGGGCGTTGTAGGACCGGGCATGGGTCCAAGCGGTCCCGTGCCCGGTCCGCGGCATGACGTGGAGCGTCGAGCCGGTCAGACGCGAAGCGAGGCGCCGGGCGCCGTCGGGGGGAGCGACGCGATCCCAGGCCCCCGCGACGATCGAGGTTCTCGGCCACAACCCCGGAGCGGGAATCCCGGGGGACTCCGTCCAGAGCAGGTGCAGCTTCTCGCGGACGGTCTTCGACGGGGTCCGCGCGCGGGCGCCGGCCCGAAGCAATCCCGGGGCGCGGGCGGGGAGTCCCGGATACCCCGCCTCCCAGCCTCCGAGGTACACGAACGCGCCGGAGAGCAGGAGTCGTCGCGTGAAGTCGGAGGCGTCCCGCCGCTCCACCCATCGGAACAGGCGCTCGAGAGACGGGCGGATCGCCGTCCGCTCCGGCGGGTGACACAGGAGCAGCCCGCAGACGCGCCCCGGCCAGCGCGCCGCCGTCGCGAGCGCGACGAGCGTGCCGAAGGAGGTACCCCAGACGATCGCCGGCCCGCCTCCGGCGGCGTCGATCGCGCGCGCGGTCTCCAGCGCGAGGAAGTCCCACGTCAGCGGCTGCGGGGCGGGATCGTCGGCACGATCGCCGGCGAGGTCGACGGCCGCGACGCGGAATCCGGCGGCGCGGGCCGCGTCGCACTCCTCGCGATAAAGCCCCACGCCTCCCGCGACCCCGGCGAGCTTCACGACGAGCGGGCCGGCGCCTTCGACTTCGATCCGCATGTATCCTCGCGTCGTGACGGGAGCGTCGATCCGCTTCGTGCTCGTGGAGCCGCAGTCGGCCGGCAATATAGGAGCGTCCGCTCGGGCCCTCAAGAACTGCGGCTTCGATCGCCTCCTCCTCGTCGCCCCGGCGTGTGATCCGCTCGACGAGCAGGCGCGACGCTTCGCCGTGGACGCGCGCGACGTGCTCGTCGGTGCCGAACGGGTCGCCTCGCTCGACGCGGCCCTCGCGGGGGCCGCGACCGTGATCGGCACGTCCGCGCTGGCCGGCAAGCAGCGCCGGCCGAACTGGCGCCTCGACGCGTTCGCCGCCGCGATCCCGCGCGAGGCGGCGAAAGGCCCGCTCGCGTTCGTCTTCGGTCGCGAGTCGCGCGGCCTCACCGACGACGAGCTCGACCGGTGCACCCACCTCGTGCACCTCGCCGCCGCCGAGGCGTACACGTCGTTCAACCTCGCCCAGGCCGTCCTGTTGTGCGCCTACACGGCGCGCCTCGCCCTCGACGCCGCGCCGGCCCCCGCCGCGCACGACGAGCCCGCCGCGCTCCACGAGGAGCGCGAGGCGATGTACGCGCACCTGAACGAGGCGCTGCGCGCGATCGGCTTCCTCAAGCCCGACCAGGAGGAGGGGATGGAGCGCCGCCTGCGCCGGATGTTCGGGCGGGCCGATTTCACCTCCGGCGACGTCAAGGTTCTCCGCGGCATCGCGAGACAGATCCTGTGGATCGCGCGGCGCTGAAGGTCCGCGCCGAGGCGCTCGGCTTCGACGCGTGCGGCGTCGCCCGGGCCCGACGCCTCGAGCGCGACGGCGCGACCCTCGAGCGATGGCTCGCGGCCGGCGGGAATGCGTCGATGGCCTGGCTCGCGAAGGAGCCGGGGAAACGGTCGGATCCGCGCGAGCTGCTCGCGGGATGCCGGAGCGTCGTCGTCGTCGCGGTCGACTATTTCTCCGAGGCCCGCCCGCGCGAAGGCCTCGCGCGCGTGGCGCGCTACGCCGGCGGGCGCGACTACCACAAGGTTCTCGGCCGCCGCGCGCGCGAGCTCGCGTCGTGGATCGACGCCACGACGGGGGCGACGTCGCGGGCCTTCGTCGACACCGGGCCGGTCCTCGAGCGCGGGTGGGCGGAGGCGGCGGGTGTGGGCTGGATCGGCAAGAACGCGAATCTCCTGACCCGCGATCGCGGCTCGTGGCTGCTCCTCGGCTGCGTGCTGACCACCGAGGAGATCGAGCCCGACGCGGGGCCGCACGCGGAGTTCTGCGGGACCTGCACCGCCTGCCTCGACGCCTGCCCGACGCAGGCGATCGTCGAGCCGGGCTTCGTCGACGCGAACCGGTGCATCGCGTACTGGACGATCGAGCACCGCGGCCCGGTGCCGGAGGATCGCCGCGAGGGGAACGGGGAGTGGATCTTCGGGTGCGACGTCTGCCAGGAGGTCTGTCCGTGGAACGTCTCGTTCGCGCGGGGCCGCGACGACGACCCCTTCGGCCGGCGCGACGACCTCCTCGGCCTCGATCCGACCGAGATCCTCGCCCTCGACGAGGCGACCTTCCGTGCGCGGTACTCCGGAACGGCGTTGATGCG is a window encoding:
- a CDS encoding alpha/beta hydrolase; the encoded protein is MRIEVEGAGPLVVKLAGVAGGVGLYREECDAARAAGFRVAAVDLAGDRADDPAPQPLTWDFLALETARAIDAAGGGPAIVWGTSFGTLVALATAARWPGRVCGLLLCHPPERTAIRPSLERLFRWVERRDASDFTRRLLLSGAFVYLGGWEAGYPGLPARAPGLLRAGARARTPSKTVREKLHLLWTESPGIPAPGLWPRTSIVAGAWDRVAPPDGARRLASRLTGSTLHVMPRTGHGTAWTHARSYNALCVQQLGRIAESVTSAGA
- a CDS encoding RNA methyltransferase, translated to MTGASIRFVLVEPQSAGNIGASARALKNCGFDRLLLVAPACDPLDEQARRFAVDARDVLVGAERVASLDAALAGAATVIGTSALAGKQRRPNWRLDAFAAAIPREAAKGPLAFVFGRESRGLTDDELDRCTHLVHLAAAEAYTSFNLAQAVLLCAYTARLALDAAPAPAAHDEPAALHEEREAMYAHLNEALRAIGFLKPDQEEGMERRLRRMFGRADFTSGDVKVLRGIARQILWIARR
- the rmuC gene encoding DNA recombination protein RmuC, which gives rise to MNPLLAAAIGLVVGALAGWIWGARSAAKAREDLARADEKLRLLDEAGARLKESFAALSHEALRQNQQSFLDLARSQFGALQDASRNDLSERQKAIEAIVKPVAESLQQVDRKLQEVEKERAGAYAGLIEQVKGLAETQTRLQSETAGLSKALRAPISRGKWGEMQLRRVVELAGMLDRCDFVEQPTLSDEQGKTLRPDMLVHLPGGKSVVVDAKAPLAAYLDAAETADENAREARLRDHARLVRDHITALSNRNYSRQVEPAPEFVVMFLPGESFFGAALQFDGTLLEYGIERGVIPASPTTLIALLRAVGYGWRHEQLAENAKEISDLGRQLHERLRTMTGHFDKLGRSLDAATAAFNQAVASLDTRVLVSARRFEELGAAEGATLETPDAVERQARLPSRPEAEGDEAAH
- a CDS encoding efflux RND transporter periplasmic adaptor subunit, which translates into the protein MQAGSWTRRLAFLAVAAGALWGGWTWWKGGSNDDDAPRYRTEKVDRGVVNETVTATGTVSAVTTVQVGSQVSGIVARLYADFNSRVARGQLLAELDPTPFQATVEQRRADVTRYEVQMRAAEIAFKRQQRLLDQQLSAEADYDAAKADFDAAAAQVEQSRAALRQAETNLGYTKILSPIDGVVVARQYDVGQTVAASFQAPTLFTIAQDLTKMQVQADVDQADIGKIRVGQKASFTVDAYPDQSFKGEISQVRLNATANQNVITYPVILTVDNAEEKLRPQMTANVTIEVEKAENVLRVPNAALRFRPVETAATPDPERAAARMGAPSKGAGGASKAFEAATGAPSRRGQSVYVLDGKDSLKAVPIRTGITDGRFTAVVDGELKEGDTIVVGIATAKVETTGSFPGAGPMGGGRPGGGGRRGP
- the queG gene encoding tRNA epoxyqueuosine(34) reductase QueG, with the translated sequence MDRAALKVRAEALGFDACGVARARRLERDGATLERWLAAGGNASMAWLAKEPGKRSDPRELLAGCRSVVVVAVDYFSEARPREGLARVARYAGGRDYHKVLGRRARELASWIDATTGATSRAFVDTGPVLERGWAEAAGVGWIGKNANLLTRDRGSWLLLGCVLTTEEIEPDAGPHAEFCGTCTACLDACPTQAIVEPGFVDANRCIAYWTIEHRGPVPEDRREGNGEWIFGCDVCQEVCPWNVSFARGRDDDPFGRRDDLLGLDPTEILALDEATFRARYSGTALMRAKWEGMRRNACIVLGNRRDPASRGVLERALEDPDPVVRAHARWAIGRLSGPGLR